Proteins encoded together in one Sulfitobacter pontiacus window:
- a CDS encoding multidrug effflux MFS transporter: MSAGMFRTALILGSICVTGPFAIDMYLPALPAIEEALDVSVSAAQITLVAYFLAYGVSQLVYGPLSDQIGRKKTLAIGMSIFCVGAVICAVAPDIETLVLGRLVQGIGGATVMVIPRAIVRDMYTGAQATRLMSSIMLVISVSPMLAPLAGSAVVSFGSWREIFLALAILAAATLTMAQIALPETLTADKRRKVNLRELSRSCGILFRDPVFVGLTFIAGFGMASFFLFISSASFVYTGQFGLTPTEFSLAFAFNAVGFFIATQAAGRLADMWGLATLIGRGVTGFAVCSALLTGVVLAGFGTLPVLLIGLFLAYSFLGVVVPSAMVAALDAHGRRAGMASSLSGSLTMLTGAFCIAATTPFFDGTAVPMVVSIALCGVAALGLVIFTMPKLRQQQDAAAADQMPAAA, encoded by the coding sequence ATGTCTGCCGGAATGTTCCGTACCGCCCTTATTCTTGGCTCTATCTGTGTGACAGGTCCTTTTGCCATCGACATGTATCTGCCCGCCTTGCCCGCGATCGAAGAGGCGCTGGATGTCTCTGTCTCGGCGGCCCAGATTACACTGGTCGCCTATTTCCTCGCCTACGGCGTGTCGCAGTTGGTCTATGGGCCGCTGTCCGACCAGATCGGGCGCAAAAAGACCCTTGCCATTGGGATGAGCATTTTCTGCGTCGGCGCGGTGATCTGTGCGGTGGCCCCCGACATCGAGACGCTGGTGCTGGGGCGTCTGGTGCAGGGCATCGGCGGGGCGACGGTGATGGTCATTCCCCGTGCCATCGTGCGCGATATGTACACCGGAGCGCAGGCGACGCGGTTGATGTCGTCGATCATGCTGGTGATCTCGGTCTCGCCCATGCTGGCGCCCTTGGCGGGCAGCGCGGTGGTCAGCTTTGGCAGCTGGCGCGAGATTTTCCTCGCCCTTGCTATCCTTGCGGCGGCGACGTTGACGATGGCGCAAATCGCGCTGCCCGAGACGCTGACCGCGGACAAACGCCGCAAGGTCAATCTGCGCGAGCTGTCGCGCAGTTGTGGTATCCTGTTCCGCGATCCGGTGTTCGTCGGCCTGACCTTCATCGCGGGTTTCGGCATGGCGAGCTTCTTCTTGTTCATCTCCAGCGCGTCCTTCGTCTACACCGGTCAATTCGGGCTGACCCCGACCGAGTTCTCGCTGGCCTTCGCCTTTAACGCGGTGGGGTTCTTTATCGCCACGCAAGCGGCGGGGCGTCTGGCCGATATGTGGGGGCTCGCCACGCTGATCGGGCGCGGTGTCACCGGCTTTGCCGTCTGCTCTGCGCTGTTGACGGGCGTTGTGCTGGCCGGTTTCGGCACGCTGCCGGTGCTGTTGATCGGGCTGTTTCTGGCCTATTCCTTTCTGGGGGTCGTTGTGCCTTCGGCGATGGTCGCGGCACTTGATGCGCATGGACGGCGCGCGGGTATGGCGTCCTCGCTCAGCGGAAGCCTGACAATGCTGACGGGGGCCTTTTGCATCGCTGCGACGACGCCGTTCTTTGACGGCACCGCCGTGCCCATGGTGGTGAGCATCGCGCTGTGTGGTGTGGCGGCATTGGGGCTGGTGATCTTTACCATGCCCAAGCTGCGCCAGCAGCAGGATGCCGCGGCGGCCGACCAGATGCCCGCCGCGGCCTAA
- a CDS encoding ABC transporter ATP-binding protein/permease, with amino-acid sequence MTEEEIAQAAERQSNLLVLRKVAPYLWPDDMPWVKKRVVWALIFLVVSKLISVVIPVLYKDAVDALANEGVPFLALGAVGLTIAYGMARAMNVGFQQLRDAVFARVGQRALRMLALETFEHIHKLSMRYHITRKTGGLSRIIERGVKGVEFLLRFLLFSIGPLILELLLVGIILTVLFDAWYLLIVTVTIGLYVWFTFAVTEWRVKLRRQMNDRDTDANQKAIDSLLNYETVKYFVAEQREAQRYDAAMAGYEEAAIKTNYSLAFLNFGQSLLITCGLVGVMILAAIGVQNGDLTVGDFVMVNAYMVQLTVPLNFLGTVYREIRQALVDMGQMFTLLDQPAEISDKPDAPALHVSGGRVTLDNVRFGYDDDREILKGVSIEAAPGEMVAIVGSTGSGKSTIGRLLFRFYDVQGGAVRVDGQDVRDVTQDSLHRAIGVVPQDTVLFNDTIGYNIAYGRDNATQEDIEAAAKSAQIHDFIQRLPHGYETAVGERGLKLSGGEKQRVGIARTLLKNPPILLLDEATSALDSETEHEIQDALRQAGKGRTVLTIAHRLSTVAEADRIVVLEQGEVVEQGTHDDLLARNGRYAQLWQRQQSEGE; translated from the coding sequence ATGACAGAAGAGGAGATCGCCCAAGCTGCAGAGCGGCAGTCGAACCTGCTTGTCCTGCGCAAGGTGGCCCCGTACCTGTGGCCCGACGATATGCCTTGGGTCAAGAAACGCGTGGTCTGGGCGCTGATCTTCTTGGTGGTGTCCAAGCTGATTTCTGTTGTTATTCCCGTGCTTTACAAAGACGCGGTGGATGCTCTTGCGAATGAGGGCGTGCCGTTTCTGGCACTTGGCGCGGTGGGGCTGACGATTGCCTATGGGATGGCCCGCGCAATGAACGTGGGCTTTCAACAGCTGCGCGACGCGGTCTTTGCCCGTGTCGGCCAGCGCGCTTTGCGGATGCTTGCGCTGGAGACGTTCGAGCATATCCACAAGCTGTCGATGCGCTATCACATCACGCGCAAAACCGGCGGGCTGAGCCGGATCATCGAACGCGGGGTCAAGGGTGTGGAATTCCTGCTCCGCTTCCTGCTTTTCTCGATCGGGCCGCTGATTCTGGAGCTGCTGCTGGTCGGCATCATCCTGACCGTGCTGTTCGACGCGTGGTATCTGCTGATCGTGACGGTCACCATCGGGCTTTACGTCTGGTTTACCTTCGCGGTGACCGAGTGGCGCGTGAAGCTGCGCCGCCAGATGAACGACCGCGACACGGATGCCAACCAAAAGGCCATCGACAGCCTGCTGAACTATGAAACCGTCAAGTATTTCGTCGCCGAACAGCGCGAGGCGCAGCGCTATGACGCGGCAATGGCGGGCTATGAAGAGGCGGCGATCAAGACGAACTACTCGCTTGCCTTCCTGAACTTCGGCCAGTCGTTGCTGATCACCTGCGGGTTGGTCGGCGTGATGATCCTGGCCGCCATCGGGGTGCAGAACGGTGACCTTACCGTGGGGGATTTCGTTATGGTCAACGCCTATATGGTGCAGTTGACCGTGCCCCTGAACTTCCTTGGCACCGTCTATCGCGAAATCCGTCAAGCGCTGGTCGATATGGGGCAGATGTTCACGTTGCTCGATCAACCGGCCGAAATCTCGGACAAGCCCGACGCCCCTGCGCTGCACGTCTCAGGCGGGCGTGTCACGCTGGACAACGTGCGCTTTGGCTATGACGACGACCGAGAGATCCTCAAGGGCGTGTCGATCGAAGCCGCCCCGGGAGAGATGGTGGCGATTGTCGGCTCTACCGGATCGGGGAAATCCACCATCGGGCGTTTGCTGTTCCGGTTCTACGATGTGCAGGGCGGTGCCGTGCGTGTGGACGGGCAAGATGTGCGCGATGTGACCCAAGACAGCCTGCACCGCGCGATTGGCGTGGTGCCTCAGGATACCGTGCTGTTCAACGATACCATCGGCTATAACATCGCCTATGGCCGCGATAACGCCACGCAAGAAGACATCGAGGCCGCGGCAAAATCGGCGCAGATCCACGACTTTATCCAGCGTTTGCCCCACGGGTATGAAACCGCTGTGGGTGAACGCGGGCTGAAACTGTCGGGGGGGGAAAAGCAGCGTGTCGGTATCGCGCGAACCTTGCTGAAAAACCCGCCGATCCTGCTGCTGGACGAAGCCACAAGCGCGCTGGACAGCGAGACGGAGCACGAGATTCAGGATGCCCTACGTCAAGCGGGCAAGGGGCGCACGGTGCTGACCATCGCGCACCGCCTGTCCACCGTGGCCGAGGCGGACCGTATCGTCGTGCTGGAGCAAGGCGAGGTGGTAGAACAGGGGACCCATGACGATCTGCTGGCACGCAACGGGCGTTACGCGCAGCTGTGGCAACGCCAGCAATCCGAGGGCGAATAG
- a CDS encoding DUF302 domain-containing protein has protein sequence MIRKTLAATTLALTTLAALPAAADIITKMSPHSVPDTIDRLETAVTEAGATVFARVDHAEGATKVDMELRPTTLLIFGNPKLGTPAMLDGQTAGLDLPMRVLAYADDSGMVHVSYHDPATLAADHGLPDDAEYLTKMTGALDKLTDKAIAEE, from the coding sequence ATGATCCGCAAGACACTCGCCGCGACAACGCTCGCCCTGACGACGCTGGCCGCCCTGCCTGCCGCCGCCGACATCATCACCAAGATGAGCCCCCATTCCGTGCCCGACACAATCGACCGTCTGGAAACTGCCGTGACCGAAGCCGGTGCCACGGTCTTTGCCCGCGTGGACCACGCCGAAGGGGCGACCAAAGTGGATATGGAGCTGCGCCCGACCACATTGCTGATCTTTGGCAACCCCAAGCTGGGCACGCCTGCGATGCTGGACGGTCAGACCGCTGGTCTAGACCTGCCCATGCGCGTGCTGGCCTATGCCGATGACAGCGGCATGGTGCATGTCAGCTACCACGACCCCGCCACATTGGCCGCAGACCACGGGTTGCCCGATGACGCGGAATATCTGACCAAAATGACCGGCGCGCTAGACAAGCTCACCGACAAGGCCATCGCGGAGGAATAA
- a CDS encoding efflux RND transporter permease subunit — MSGMVDWAAGRARMVMAFILLSLVVGGYAYSTLPKEGEPDIEIPALFVSVQFPGISAADSETLLVKPMETELSDLDGLKTMTGTAAENYAGVALEFEFGWDKSKIMADVRDAMSTAESKFPEGYEKYSITEINFSEFPIIIVNLTGPVPERTMARVARDLQDALEGVHAVLEAGLAGDRDEMLEVLIDPLRLEAYDVTAGELINVVQNNNQLIAAGEVQSDQGSFSVKIPSSFDEPRDVYALPVKTNGDRVVTLGDLATINLTFEDREGTARFNGEKTLALQVVKRKGYNLIDTSTQVKEIVAAQSAAWPEGLKAAVTLGTSNDQSRIVDSMVQQLLGSVFTAIALVMIVVLAALGIRAALLVGFAIPTSFLLCFAFLALMGISISNIVMFGLILAVGMLVDGAIVVVEYADARQQQGEGPMAAYVEAAKRMFWPIISSTATTLCAFLPMLFWPGVPGEFMGMLPVTLIFVLSASLVVALIYLPVMGGVTGRLERWMAQNMTAIAKLRFYLHLLLFPIVAAMIALPLALMQPLFAVISAQFAGMDGLDILGSVIPVFAVVFICIAVLCALVAVAISGVLLGLTSFFALFTRMGRGGRWVTSRLFRKEPTVIKAGYRRSGFGRVIAFIAGNPVMPLVVAGVVFVFVGTTMIFFGNNSKGVEFFVESEPEQAIVYVLARGNLSLAEKDAIMQQAEAIVLAHPGVSTAFAFAGEGGLDSNTGGAQAPKDSIGQVQLETIPWEDRALRPELDGDIVIAELTEALSAIPGIKIEILAQARGPASGKPVHLRLKSDSFTDLIAATAQARDTFEKTPGLTLIEDTRPLPGIDWQIDVDVAKAGQYGADVVTVGAMVQLVTRGLLLDTMRVDSSDEEIEIRVRLPQEDRVLSTLDTLKVRTVDGLVPLSNFITRTPVPKLAEINRIDQKRYLDVKADVFPGLVKLVRTVDASQAAAQTGTAQTGTAQADTEQAGETTITLATMRPAGDAGDITGPEGAAFKITNRTNAAQGVDLQQELDNGTLRMIPINANERIAELTKWLETRPLPAGVSYEWTGDQEDQAESQAFLSSAFTAALGLMFIILLAQFNSIYNSVLVLLAVVLSTTGVLIGMLVMDQTFSIIMTGTGIVALAGIVVNNNIILIDTYQEFSQYMPRIEAIIRTAQARIRPVLLTTITTMAGLAPMMFGLSLDFANGGYTIDSPTALWWKQLATAVVFGLGIATVLTLLVTPSMLAIRVWATTYARWIARLLAKMSLGRASKSAQDWALARDARRLQTTVIQWEDTGPPAHTPPAE; from the coding sequence ATGAGCGGCATGGTCGATTGGGCCGCGGGCCGTGCCCGTATGGTCATGGCGTTTATCCTGCTGAGCCTCGTGGTGGGGGGCTATGCCTATTCCACCCTGCCCAAAGAGGGCGAACCCGACATCGAGATCCCGGCGCTTTTCGTCTCGGTCCAGTTTCCGGGCATCTCTGCCGCGGATAGCGAAACCCTGCTGGTCAAACCGATGGAGACGGAGCTTTCCGATCTGGACGGCCTGAAGACCATGACCGGCACCGCCGCCGAAAACTACGCCGGTGTCGCGCTGGAATTCGAATTCGGCTGGGACAAGTCCAAGATCATGGCCGACGTGCGCGACGCGATGAGCACGGCGGAATCCAAATTCCCCGAAGGCTACGAGAAATATTCGATCACAGAGATCAACTTTTCCGAATTCCCCATCATCATCGTCAACCTGACCGGCCCCGTGCCCGAACGTACCATGGCTCGCGTCGCGCGTGATCTGCAAGACGCGCTGGAAGGTGTGCATGCGGTGCTTGAAGCAGGGTTGGCGGGCGACCGTGACGAGATGCTTGAGGTGCTGATCGATCCCTTGCGGCTGGAAGCCTATGACGTGACCGCGGGCGAGCTGATCAATGTGGTGCAGAACAATAACCAGCTGATTGCCGCGGGCGAAGTGCAGTCGGATCAGGGCAGTTTCTCGGTCAAGATCCCGTCCTCCTTTGATGAACCGCGCGATGTCTATGCGCTGCCGGTCAAAACCAACGGCGACCGCGTGGTGACACTGGGCGATCTGGCGACCATCAACCTGACCTTTGAAGACCGCGAAGGCACCGCACGGTTCAACGGGGAAAAGACGCTGGCGCTGCAGGTGGTCAAACGCAAGGGCTATAACCTGATCGACACCTCCACCCAGGTGAAAGAGATCGTCGCCGCCCAAAGCGCCGCCTGGCCCGAGGGGCTGAAAGCCGCTGTCACGCTTGGCACCTCGAACGATCAAAGCCGCATCGTCGACAGTATGGTGCAGCAGCTTCTGGGGTCGGTCTTTACCGCGATCGCGCTGGTGATGATCGTGGTGCTTGCCGCCCTGGGGATCCGTGCGGCCCTGCTGGTGGGCTTTGCGATTCCCACGTCGTTCCTGCTGTGTTTTGCCTTTCTCGCGCTGATGGGGATTTCCATCTCGAACATCGTGATGTTCGGGCTGATCCTTGCGGTGGGGATGCTGGTGGATGGCGCGATTGTTGTGGTGGAATATGCCGACGCGCGCCAGCAACAGGGCGAAGGCCCCATGGCCGCCTATGTCGAGGCCGCCAAACGCATGTTCTGGCCCATCATCTCGTCCACCGCGACCACGCTTTGCGCCTTCCTGCCCATGTTGTTCTGGCCCGGCGTCCCGGGGGAGTTCATGGGCATGTTGCCGGTCACGCTGATCTTTGTGCTCTCCGCCTCGCTGGTGGTGGCGCTGATCTATCTACCCGTCATGGGCGGCGTCACCGGACGGCTGGAACGCTGGATGGCGCAGAATATGACTGCCATCGCCAAGCTGCGGTTCTATCTGCATCTGCTGCTGTTTCCCATTGTCGCCGCGATGATCGCCCTGCCGCTGGCGCTGATGCAGCCGCTGTTTGCCGTGATCTCGGCGCAGTTCGCGGGCATGGACGGGCTGGATATCCTTGGCTCGGTCATTCCGGTCTTTGCCGTGGTCTTTATCTGCATCGCCGTGCTCTGCGCGCTGGTGGCGGTGGCGATATCGGGCGTGCTTTTGGGGCTGACCAGCTTTTTCGCACTGTTCACCCGCATGGGCCGCGGGGGCCGCTGGGTCACATCGCGGCTGTTCCGCAAAGAGCCCACCGTGATCAAGGCGGGCTACCGTCGATCAGGCTTCGGGCGGGTCATTGCCTTTATCGCGGGCAACCCGGTGATGCCGCTGGTGGTCGCGGGGGTCGTCTTTGTCTTTGTCGGCACCACGATGATCTTCTTTGGCAACAACAGCAAAGGTGTGGAGTTCTTTGTCGAATCCGAACCCGAGCAGGCGATCGTCTATGTGCTGGCCCGGGGCAACCTGTCGCTGGCGGAAAAAGACGCGATCATGCAGCAGGCGGAGGCGATCGTGCTGGCGCATCCCGGTGTCTCTACCGCCTTTGCATTTGCCGGTGAAGGCGGGCTCGACAGCAATACCGGCGGGGCCCAGGCCCCCAAGGACAGCATCGGTCAGGTGCAGCTTGAAACCATCCCGTGGGAAGACCGCGCCCTGCGCCCGGAACTCGACGGCGACATCGTGATCGCAGAGCTCACGGAAGCGCTGAGCGCGATCCCCGGCATCAAGATCGAAATCCTTGCACAGGCGCGCGGCCCTGCGTCGGGCAAGCCGGTGCACCTGCGTCTGAAATCCGACAGTTTCACTGACCTGATCGCCGCGACGGCACAGGCCCGTGACACCTTCGAGAAAACCCCCGGCCTGACCCTGATCGAAGACACCCGCCCCCTGCCCGGCATCGACTGGCAGATCGACGTGGATGTCGCCAAGGCGGGGCAATACGGGGCTGATGTGGTCACCGTCGGCGCAATGGTGCAGCTGGTCACCCGCGGGCTGCTGCTGGACACGATGCGGGTCGACAGTTCGGACGAAGAGATCGAGATCAGGGTGCGCCTGCCGCAAGAAGACCGTGTGCTCAGCACGCTGGACACGCTGAAGGTGCGCACGGTGGATGGGCTGGTGCCGCTGTCGAACTTCATCACCCGGACCCCCGTGCCCAAGCTGGCAGAGATCAACCGGATCGACCAGAAACGCTATCTTGATGTGAAGGCCGATGTCTTCCCCGGGCTGGTCAAACTGGTGCGCACGGTGGATGCCTCCCAGGCCGCCGCGCAAACGGGCACGGCACAGACGGGCACGGCACAGGCGGACACAGAACAGGCGGGCGAGACGACAATCACCCTCGCGACGATGCGCCCTGCGGGGGACGCGGGCGATATCACGGGGCCCGAGGGTGCGGCCTTCAAGATCACCAACCGGACCAATGCCGCCCAAGGCGTCGATCTGCAACAAGAGCTGGACAATGGCACCCTCCGCATGATCCCGATCAATGCCAACGAACGGATTGCGGAGCTGACCAAATGGCTGGAAACCCGGCCCCTGCCCGCGGGCGTCAGCTATGAATGGACCGGCGACCAAGAGGATCAGGCCGAAAGTCAGGCGTTCTTGTCCTCGGCCTTTACCGCGGCACTGGGGTTGATGTTCATCATCCTGCTGGCGCAGTTCAACAGCATCTACAACTCGGTGCTGGTGCTGCTGGCGGTGGTGCTATCGACCACGGGCGTGCTGATTGGCATGTTGGTGATGGATCAGACGTTTTCGATCATCATGACGGGCACGGGGATCGTGGCGCTGGCGGGGATCGTGGTGAACAATAACATCATCCTGATCGATACCTATCAGGAGTTCAGCCAGTACATGCCGCGGATCGAGGCGATCATTCGCACGGCGCAGGCCCGTATCCGCCCTGTACTGCTGACCACCATCACCACGATGGCAGGGCTTGCGCCGATGATGTTCGGGCTGAGCCTCGACTTTGCCAATGGCGGCTACACCATCGACAGCCCCACGGCGCTGTGGTGGAAACAGCTGGCAACGGCGGTGGTCTTTGGTCTGGGCATCGCGACGGTGCTGACGCTGCTGGTCACCCCGTCCATGCTGGCGATCCGCGTGTGGGCCACCACCTACGCCCGCTGGATCGCGCGGCTGCTGGCCAAGATGTCGCTGGGGCGCGCCAGCAAATCCGCGCAGGACTGGGCGCTGGCGCGTGATGCACGCAGGCTGCAAACAACCGTGATCCAGTGGGAGGACACCGGACCGCCGGCCCATACCCCACCGGCGGAGTGA
- a CDS encoding TIGR00730 family Rossman fold protein translates to MIQKSVCVYCGSRPGDDPEYTAQADALGRALAQNDWRLVYGAGDVGLMGTVARAAQTAGGTTFGVIPDHLVKWEVGKTDLTTYVVTETMHERKKVMFMNCDAVVVLPGGAGSLDELFEVLTWRQLGLHQKPVILLNTNGYWDPLTALLDHVVARGFAEESLLGYVDTVDDVDGALDILRRSLTA, encoded by the coding sequence ATGATCCAGAAATCCGTATGTGTTTACTGCGGCTCGCGCCCCGGTGATGACCCCGAATATACCGCACAAGCCGACGCTTTGGGGCGCGCTTTGGCGCAGAACGATTGGCGGCTGGTCTATGGCGCGGGGGACGTGGGGCTGATGGGCACCGTTGCACGAGCAGCACAAACGGCGGGCGGCACGACCTTTGGCGTGATCCCCGATCATCTGGTCAAATGGGAGGTCGGCAAGACCGATCTGACCACCTATGTCGTGACCGAAACTATGCATGAACGCAAAAAGGTGATGTTCATGAACTGCGATGCCGTGGTGGTCCTGCCCGGCGGTGCCGGATCACTGGACGAGCTGTTCGAAGTGCTGACCTGGCGCCAGTTGGGGTTACATCAGAAACCGGTAATCCTATTGAATACAAATGGTTACTGGGATCCTCTCACAGCGCTTCTGGATCATGTCGTCGCCCGCGGCTTTGCCGAAGAAAGCCTGCTTGGCTATGTGGATACGGTCGATGACGTTGACGGCGCGCTGGACATTCTGCGCCGTAGCCTGACCGCATAG
- a CDS encoding superoxide dismutase, with protein sequence MAFTLPDLPYAHDALASKGMSKETLEYHHDKHHNAYVTNGNKAIEGTEWEGKTLEEIIKGTYNPDAVAQSGIFNNISQLWNHNQFWEMMSPEDSKMPSELENAITESFGSVDKFKDEFKAAGGGQFGSGWAWLVKDTDGGLKVTKTENGVNPVCFGQTALLGCDVWEHSYYIDFRNARPDYLSNFLDNLVNWDNVASRM encoded by the coding sequence ATGGCTTTTACACTTCCTGATCTTCCCTATGCCCACGATGCGCTTGCATCCAAAGGTATGTCCAAGGAAACGCTGGAATATCACCACGATAAGCACCACAACGCCTATGTGACCAACGGCAACAAAGCCATTGAAGGCACCGAGTGGGAAGGCAAGACCCTCGAGGAAATCATCAAGGGCACCTATAACCCTGACGCGGTCGCGCAAAGCGGCATCTTCAACAACATCAGCCAGCTCTGGAACCACAACCAGTTCTGGGAAATGATGTCCCCCGAAGACAGCAAAATGCCGTCCGAGCTGGAAAATGCGATCACTGAAAGCTTTGGCTCTGTCGATAAGTTCAAGGATGAATTCAAGGCAGCCGGTGGCGGTCAGTTCGGCTCCGGTTGGGCGTGGCTGGTCAAGGACACCGATGGTGGCCTGAAAGTGACCAAGACCGAAAACGGCGTGAACCCTGTCTGTTTCGGTCAGACCGCACTGCTGGGCTGCGACGTTTGGGAACACTCCTACTACATTGATTTCCGCAACGCGCGCCCCGACTACCTGTCGAACTTCCTCGACAATCTGGTCAACTGGGACAACGTCGCATCGCGCATGTAA
- a CDS encoding Ig-like domain-containing protein, translating into MSVFQTRGAQFAGAALVVAVAVAGYIWSQDADPVVPDTAKDTATQPKPAAQPPAQTATAPQDTKAAATVPPAPQTPDPAASPATPSFDEVRREGDGMTVIAGRAAPGARVSVISNGAEVASAQADRSGKFATLAILPPDGSGKILSLSADAETGPVASVEEVILAPITAPAVAQVTLAEPADVSIDTTSETTPDDTAPEAASAPVAEPRGEAPDDSAPEMTEVAAVTPQPDPAPPSADTPVALLKSDADGVELLPGTAPEVTDRIALDTITYSDEGEVRLAGRAQAQASSVRVYLDNRSVGALEVDPQGRWRGDIEDIKTGIYTLRVDELDQGGDVISRVETPFKRESPEVLARATADNDGPIKAVTVQEGATLWAIARERYGDPTLYVRVFAANRSSIRDPDLIYPGQVFDLPD; encoded by the coding sequence ATGTCGGTGTTTCAAACGCGGGGTGCTCAGTTTGCGGGCGCCGCGCTGGTCGTGGCGGTTGCCGTTGCGGGATATATCTGGTCGCAAGATGCGGATCCCGTCGTGCCGGATACGGCGAAAGACACCGCCACCCAGCCGAAACCCGCGGCCCAGCCCCCCGCGCAAACCGCCACCGCACCCCAAGACACCAAGGCCGCCGCCACCGTTCCCCCTGCGCCCCAAACGCCTGATCCCGCCGCGTCGCCCGCCACACCCAGTTTTGACGAGGTGCGCCGCGAGGGGGACGGGATGACCGTGATCGCAGGCCGCGCAGCACCAGGGGCCCGCGTCAGCGTCATCAGCAACGGGGCAGAGGTCGCCAGCGCGCAGGCCGATCGCTCTGGCAAATTCGCCACGCTTGCCATTTTGCCGCCCGATGGCAGCGGCAAGATCCTGAGCCTGAGCGCGGATGCGGAAACAGGCCCTGTCGCCTCGGTCGAGGAAGTCATCTTGGCCCCGATCACCGCGCCTGCCGTGGCGCAGGTGACGCTGGCGGAACCAGCAGACGTATCCATCGACACCACATCAGAGACCACGCCCGACGACACGGCCCCTGAAGCAGCCTCCGCTCCGGTCGCGGAACCGCGAGGGGAAGCCCCCGATGACAGTGCCCCCGAGATGACCGAGGTCGCCGCCGTGACACCGCAGCCCGATCCCGCGCCCCCGTCTGCTGATACCCCCGTCGCCCTGTTGAAATCCGACGCCGATGGTGTGGAATTACTGCCCGGCACCGCGCCCGAGGTGACAGACCGCATCGCGCTCGACACGATCACCTATTCCGATGAGGGCGAGGTCCGGCTGGCGGGGCGCGCACAGGCGCAGGCGTCTTCCGTGCGGGTCTATCTGGACAACCGCAGCGTCGGCGCGCTTGAGGTGGACCCCCAAGGCCGTTGGCGCGGCGATATCGAGGATATCAAGACCGGCATCTACACCCTGCGCGTGGATGAGCTGGATCAGGGCGGCGACGTGATCAGCCGCGTCGAAACCCCCTTTAAACGTGAATCCCCCGAGGTGCTGGCCCGTGCCACCGCAGACAACGACGGCCCGATCAAGGCGGTGACCGTGCAGGAGGGAGCCACGCTTTGGGCCATCGCCCGCGAACGCTATGGTGACCCGACGCTCTATGTGCGCGTCTTTGCCGCCAACCGCTCATCAATCCGCGATCCGGATCTGATCTACCCCGGTCAGGTCTTTGATCTGCCGGATTAA
- a CDS encoding host attachment family protein, translating into MTKIENGTWVLIADGEKALFMVNETDGEDPFLQVFREEEQENPPNRDQAANRRGRFNDGPSVHRSAVDDTDWHQLSKDRFASELADILYKQAHKGKFDKIILVAPPNTLGELRHEMHKEVADKVVGEIPKTLTNHPIEEIENIVKSTLETA; encoded by the coding sequence ATGACCAAGATTGAAAATGGCACTTGGGTGCTGATCGCAGACGGTGAAAAAGCGCTGTTCATGGTGAATGAAACCGACGGAGAGGATCCGTTCCTGCAGGTCTTCCGCGAGGAAGAGCAGGAGAACCCGCCCAACCGCGATCAGGCCGCCAATCGTCGTGGACGCTTCAACGACGGCCCGTCTGTGCACCGCTCGGCTGTGGACGACACCGACTGGCACCAGCTGTCCAAGGACCGCTTTGCCAGCGAGCTGGCGGATATCCTGTACAAACAGGCGCATAAGGGCAAGTTCGACAAGATCATTCTGGTCGCACCGCCGAACACTCTGGGCGAGTTGCGTCACGAGATGCACAAAGAGGTCGCGGACAAAGTCGTGGGCGAAATCCCCAAGACGCTGACGAACCACCCCATCGAAGAGATTGAGAATATCGTGAAATCGACGCTTGAAACAGCGTGA
- a CDS encoding sarcosine oxidase subunit gamma — translation MSDAVSALKAAEFTGGIAEVTLMDPIGMISVRGDLGAGYMKKALKKAVGLGLPDTRSVQINGDRGVAWMSPDELLLLCPYDQVSDTIDTLTKCFGSNHTLAVNVSDARAVFRISGAHSRDVLAKLAPVDLSPDSFTPGMIRRTRLAQVPAAFWIEDGDSFRLVCFRSVAQYVFDLLKTAAQAGSAPEYYSAAR, via the coding sequence ATGTCTGACGCGGTAAGCGCATTGAAAGCGGCAGAATTCACCGGCGGCATTGCCGAGGTGACCCTGATGGATCCGATTGGCATGATCTCTGTCCGCGGGGATCTGGGGGCGGGCTATATGAAGAAGGCGCTGAAAAAGGCCGTCGGTCTGGGCCTTCCCGACACCCGCAGCGTCCAGATCAACGGGGATCGCGGTGTCGCGTGGATGTCACCGGACGAGCTGTTGTTGCTCTGCCCCTACGATCAGGTCAGCGACACCATCGACACGCTGACCAAATGCTTTGGCAGCAATCACACGCTGGCGGTCAATGTCTCGGACGCGCGGGCGGTGTTTCGCATCAGCGGGGCGCACAGCCGCGATGTGCTGGCCAAGCTCGCCCCCGTGGATCTGTCGCCAGACAGTTTCACCCCCGGCATGATCCGCCGCACGCGGCTGGCGCAGGTGCCCGCCGCGTTCTGGATCGAGGACGGCGACAGTTTCCGTCTGGTCTGCTTCCGCTCGGTCGCGCAATATGTGTTTGATCTGCTTAAAACCGCGGCACAGGCCGGGTCCGCCCCCGAATATTATAGCGCCGCGCGGTAA